The proteins below come from a single Lasioglossum baleicum chromosome 20, iyLasBale1, whole genome shotgun sequence genomic window:
- the LOC143218675 gene encoding macoilin-1 isoform X1 yields the protein MKRRNVECGKLRRPLKRNKLTEGIYGSTLLYLKFLLLWAMVILADFILEFRFEFLWPFWLLLRSVYDSFKYQGLAFSVFFICIALTSDMICFFFIPVHWLFFAASTYVWVQYVWHTDKGVCLPTVMLWLLFLYIEAAVRLRDLRHMPFHLDLCRPFAAHCIGYPVVTLGFGFKSFIGHRMREVKRKQKDVAKENEFYLQLLQQALPLEQQITTVQQIQQVQSQSHVNSSFEQHVKIQSNKFCPQYNPSPEKSRGRCSNNSAEVGIQNGNLHIGSQILAQAQTATTKNNHRKSLDKGEKQEEQQHNKHNITSISQSDKNDKRFIHTNGNTVTHNDIQFIDRVGSVNDFDVNEIEKDKFVKGGNCGHTTVKSQTNGSVTGKWNNIKESRESSSTVNTQRERKTRQIKTPVDNISEQQKQQDEYCQRLLMCRRLEADIKRLKSDLQSSRQLEQELRSQINTLQNGERQAKDDIEQLQHDNDQLQTKLNGLVIARQSDKQTMTSLEKRIAEERKQRTACEATLVSERRARRAAEEARSAIPPPPPPLIRQECTESCKSRRTQMEQDLKNLRRELKTKDERCSVLEKDVSRCKENHKESEILLGALNALQDKTAHLEDSLSAETRIKLDLFSALGEARRQLEIKDSLIRSQEKEIEMLKTKIAQDLAVMPQDTFGPAPTCATSKLRLNNEVRVAVTKIRSNESPRPGCTVSNLDPNATAYTPKNSLIASTEA from the exons ATGAAGAGAAGAAATGTCGAGTGCGGTAAGCTTCGGAGGCCCTTGAAACGCAACAAGCTCACCGAGGGAATCTACGGAAG tacATTGCTTTATCTAAAATTTCTTCTACTATGGGCCATGGTAATTTTGGCAGACTTCATTTTAGAATTCCGTTTTGAATTTTTGTGGCCATTTTGGCTACTTCTCAGAAGCGTTTACGATTCTTTCAAATATCAAGGCTTG GCCTTCtctgtattttttatttgtatcgCGCTTACATCAGATATGATTTGTTTCTTCTTTATACCAGTGCATTGGCTGTTCTTTGCTGCCAGTACTTATGTTTGGGTACAATACGTGTGGCATACAG ACAAAGGTGTGTGTCTACCGACTGTGATGCTATGGTTATTATTTCTATACATAGAGGCAGCAGTTCGATTAAGAGACTTACGACATATGCCCTTCCACTTGGATCTGTGTCGACCATTTGCAGCGCATtg CATTGGTTATCCTGTAGTCACATTAGGTTTTGGTTTTAAAAGCTTTATCGGTCATAGGATGAGAGAGGTAAAA AGAAAACAAAAAGATGTGGCAAAAGAGAAcgaattttatttacaattattgcAGCAAGCACTGCCTTTAGAACAACAAATTACAACAGTGCAACAAATTCAGCAAGTTCAGTCACAGTCGCACGTTAACTCATCGTTCGAGCAACACGTGAAAATACAATCTAATAAATTTTGTCCACAGTACAATCCAAGTCCCGAAAAGAGCAGAGgta GATGCAGTAATAACTCTGCGGAAGTAGGTATACAAAATGGTAATTTACATATAGGTTCACAAATTCTAGCGCAAGCTCAAACCGCTACGACGAAGAATAATCACAGAAAGTCATTAGACAAAGGTGAGAAACAAGAGGAACAacaacacaataaacataatatAACGAGTATATCACagtctgataaaaatgacaaaaggTTTATACATACTAACGGGAACACCGTTACACACAATGACATACAATTCATTGACAGGGTCGG ATCTGTGAATGATTTCGATGTGAATGAAATAGAGAAAGACAAATTTGTCAAAGGTGGAAACTGTGGGCACACCACAGTCAAGTCACAGACCAATGGCTCTGTGACGGGCAAGTGGAATAACATTAAAGAAAGTCGAGAATCCTCGTCCACTGTTAATACTCAACGTGAGCGTAAAACTCGTCAGATTAAAACCCCAGTTGATAATATAAGCGAACAACAAAAACAGCAAGACGAATATTGTCAAAG GTTACTGATGTGTCGCAGGCTCGAGGCTGACATTAAGCGCTTGAAGTCAGACTTGCAATCCAGCCGACAGCTGGAACAGGAACTTCGTTCGCAAATAAATACTCTACAGAATGGAGAACGTCAAGCTAAGGACGACATAGAGCAACTTCAGCACGACAATGATCAGTTACAAACCAa ATTAAATGGATTAGTAATAGCTCGTCAATCAGATAAACAAACGATGACGTCATTGGAGAAAAGAATCGCAGAAGAAAGGAAACAGCGAACAGCTTGCGAAGCGACTTTAGTTTCCGAAAGACGAGCAAGACGAGCTGCGGAAGAGGCACGATCTGCAATTCCACCACCTCCTCCGCCGCTTATCAGACAAGAGTGTACTGAATCGTGTAAAAGTCGTAGAACACAAATGGAGCAAGATCTTAAAAATTTACGACGAGAACTTAAAACGAAAGACGAAAG GTGCAGTGTACTGGAGAAGGACGTCTCACGTTGTAAGGAGAATCACAAAGAGTCTGAAATTTTACTTGGAGCACTGAATGCGCTTCAAGACAAAACTGCTCACTTAGAAGACAGTTTAAGTGCAGAGACGCGTATAAAGCTTGACTTATTTTCTGCACTTGGTGAAGCCAGGAGGCAGCTAGAAATTAAAGACA GTTTAATTAGATCTCAAGAAAAGGAAATTGAAATGCTAAAAACAAAAATAGCCCAAGATTTAGCTGTGATGCCACAAGACACGTTTGGTCCTGCGCCAACCTGTGCGACATCTAAGCTTCGGTTGAATAATGAAGTGCGAGTAGCAGTTACAAAAATACGTTCTAATGAAAGCCCCCGCCCAGGTTGTACAGTGTCGAACTTGGATCCAAACGCGACAGCATATACACCTAAGAATTCCCTGATAGCGTCTACCGAAGCTTAA
- the LOC143218675 gene encoding macoilin-1 isoform X5: MKRRNVECGKLRRPLKRNKLTEGIYGSTLLYLKFLLLWAMVILADFILEFRFEFLWPFWLLLRSVYDSFKYQGLAFSVFFICIALTSDMICFFFIPVHWLFFAASTYVWVQYVWHTDKGVCLPTVMLWLLFLYIEAAVRLRDLRHMPFHLDLCRPFAAHCIGYPVVTLGFGFKSFIGHRMREVKRKQKDVAKENEFYLQLLQQALPLEQQITTVQQIQQVQSQSHVNSSFEQHVKIQSNKFCPQYNPSPEKSRGRCSNNSAEVGIQNGNLHIGSQILAQAQTATTKNNHRKSLDKGEKQEEQQHNKHNITSISQSDKNDKRFIHTNGNTVTHNDIQFIDRVGSVNDFDVNEIEKDKFVKGGNCGHTTVKSQTNGSVTGKWNNIKESRESSSTVNTQRERKTRQIKTPVDNISEQQKQQDEYCQRLEADIKRLKSDLQSSRQLEQELRSQINTLQNGERQAKDDIEQLQHDNDQLQTKLNGLVIARQSDKQTMTSLEKRIAEERKQRTACEATLVSERRARRAAEEARSAIPPPPPPLIRQECTESCKSRRTQMEQDLKNLRRELKTKDERCSVLEKDVSRCKENHKESEILLGALNALQDKTAHLEDSLSAETRIKLDLFSALGEARRQLEIKDSLIRSQEKEIEMLKTKIAQDLAVMPQDTFGPAPTCATSKLRLNNEVRVAVTKIRSNESPRPGCTVSNLDPNATAYTPKNSLIASTEA, translated from the exons ATGAAGAGAAGAAATGTCGAGTGCGGTAAGCTTCGGAGGCCCTTGAAACGCAACAAGCTCACCGAGGGAATCTACGGAAG tacATTGCTTTATCTAAAATTTCTTCTACTATGGGCCATGGTAATTTTGGCAGACTTCATTTTAGAATTCCGTTTTGAATTTTTGTGGCCATTTTGGCTACTTCTCAGAAGCGTTTACGATTCTTTCAAATATCAAGGCTTG GCCTTCtctgtattttttatttgtatcgCGCTTACATCAGATATGATTTGTTTCTTCTTTATACCAGTGCATTGGCTGTTCTTTGCTGCCAGTACTTATGTTTGGGTACAATACGTGTGGCATACAG ACAAAGGTGTGTGTCTACCGACTGTGATGCTATGGTTATTATTTCTATACATAGAGGCAGCAGTTCGATTAAGAGACTTACGACATATGCCCTTCCACTTGGATCTGTGTCGACCATTTGCAGCGCATtg CATTGGTTATCCTGTAGTCACATTAGGTTTTGGTTTTAAAAGCTTTATCGGTCATAGGATGAGAGAGGTAAAA AGAAAACAAAAAGATGTGGCAAAAGAGAAcgaattttatttacaattattgcAGCAAGCACTGCCTTTAGAACAACAAATTACAACAGTGCAACAAATTCAGCAAGTTCAGTCACAGTCGCACGTTAACTCATCGTTCGAGCAACACGTGAAAATACAATCTAATAAATTTTGTCCACAGTACAATCCAAGTCCCGAAAAGAGCAGAGgta GATGCAGTAATAACTCTGCGGAAGTAGGTATACAAAATGGTAATTTACATATAGGTTCACAAATTCTAGCGCAAGCTCAAACCGCTACGACGAAGAATAATCACAGAAAGTCATTAGACAAAGGTGAGAAACAAGAGGAACAacaacacaataaacataatatAACGAGTATATCACagtctgataaaaatgacaaaaggTTTATACATACTAACGGGAACACCGTTACACACAATGACATACAATTCATTGACAGGGTCGG ATCTGTGAATGATTTCGATGTGAATGAAATAGAGAAAGACAAATTTGTCAAAGGTGGAAACTGTGGGCACACCACAGTCAAGTCACAGACCAATGGCTCTGTGACGGGCAAGTGGAATAACATTAAAGAAAGTCGAGAATCCTCGTCCACTGTTAATACTCAACGTGAGCGTAAAACTCGTCAGATTAAAACCCCAGTTGATAATATAAGCGAACAACAAAAACAGCAAGACGAATATTGTCAAAG GCTCGAGGCTGACATTAAGCGCTTGAAGTCAGACTTGCAATCCAGCCGACAGCTGGAACAGGAACTTCGTTCGCAAATAAATACTCTACAGAATGGAGAACGTCAAGCTAAGGACGACATAGAGCAACTTCAGCACGACAATGATCAGTTACAAACCAa ATTAAATGGATTAGTAATAGCTCGTCAATCAGATAAACAAACGATGACGTCATTGGAGAAAAGAATCGCAGAAGAAAGGAAACAGCGAACAGCTTGCGAAGCGACTTTAGTTTCCGAAAGACGAGCAAGACGAGCTGCGGAAGAGGCACGATCTGCAATTCCACCACCTCCTCCGCCGCTTATCAGACAAGAGTGTACTGAATCGTGTAAAAGTCGTAGAACACAAATGGAGCAAGATCTTAAAAATTTACGACGAGAACTTAAAACGAAAGACGAAAG GTGCAGTGTACTGGAGAAGGACGTCTCACGTTGTAAGGAGAATCACAAAGAGTCTGAAATTTTACTTGGAGCACTGAATGCGCTTCAAGACAAAACTGCTCACTTAGAAGACAGTTTAAGTGCAGAGACGCGTATAAAGCTTGACTTATTTTCTGCACTTGGTGAAGCCAGGAGGCAGCTAGAAATTAAAGACA GTTTAATTAGATCTCAAGAAAAGGAAATTGAAATGCTAAAAACAAAAATAGCCCAAGATTTAGCTGTGATGCCACAAGACACGTTTGGTCCTGCGCCAACCTGTGCGACATCTAAGCTTCGGTTGAATAATGAAGTGCGAGTAGCAGTTACAAAAATACGTTCTAATGAAAGCCCCCGCCCAGGTTGTACAGTGTCGAACTTGGATCCAAACGCGACAGCATATACACCTAAGAATTCCCTGATAGCGTCTACCGAAGCTTAA
- the LOC143218675 gene encoding macoilin-1 isoform X3, with protein sequence MKRRNVECGKLRRPLKRNKLTEGIYGSTLLYLKFLLLWAMVILADFILEFRFEFLWPFWLLLRSVYDSFKYQGLAFSVFFICIALTSDMICFFFIPVHWLFFAASTYVWVQYVWHTDKGVCLPTVMLWLLFLYIEAAVRLRDLRHMPFHLDLCRPFAAHCIGYPVVTLGFGFKSFIGHRMRERKQKDVAKENEFYLQLLQQALPLEQQITTVQQIQQVQSQSHVNSSFEQHVKIQSNKFCPQYNPSPEKSRGRCSNNSAEVGIQNGNLHIGSQILAQAQTATTKNNHRKSLDKGEKQEEQQHNKHNITSISQSDKNDKRFIHTNGNTVTHNDIQFIDRVGSVNDFDVNEIEKDKFVKGGNCGHTTVKSQTNGSVTGKWNNIKESRESSSTVNTQRERKTRQIKTPVDNISEQQKQQDEYCQRLLMCRRLEADIKRLKSDLQSSRQLEQELRSQINTLQNGERQAKDDIEQLQHDNDQLQTKLNGLVIARQSDKQTMTSLEKRIAEERKQRTACEATLVSERRARRAAEEARSAIPPPPPPLIRQECTESCKSRRTQMEQDLKNLRRELKTKDERCSVLEKDVSRCKENHKESEILLGALNALQDKTAHLEDSLSAETRIKLDLFSALGEARRQLEIKDSLIRSQEKEIEMLKTKIAQDLAVMPQDTFGPAPTCATSKLRLNNEVRVAVTKIRSNESPRPGCTVSNLDPNATAYTPKNSLIASTEA encoded by the exons ATGAAGAGAAGAAATGTCGAGTGCGGTAAGCTTCGGAGGCCCTTGAAACGCAACAAGCTCACCGAGGGAATCTACGGAAG tacATTGCTTTATCTAAAATTTCTTCTACTATGGGCCATGGTAATTTTGGCAGACTTCATTTTAGAATTCCGTTTTGAATTTTTGTGGCCATTTTGGCTACTTCTCAGAAGCGTTTACGATTCTTTCAAATATCAAGGCTTG GCCTTCtctgtattttttatttgtatcgCGCTTACATCAGATATGATTTGTTTCTTCTTTATACCAGTGCATTGGCTGTTCTTTGCTGCCAGTACTTATGTTTGGGTACAATACGTGTGGCATACAG ACAAAGGTGTGTGTCTACCGACTGTGATGCTATGGTTATTATTTCTATACATAGAGGCAGCAGTTCGATTAAGAGACTTACGACATATGCCCTTCCACTTGGATCTGTGTCGACCATTTGCAGCGCATtg CATTGGTTATCCTGTAGTCACATTAGGTTTTGGTTTTAAAAGCTTTATCGGTCATAGGATGAGAGAG AGAAAACAAAAAGATGTGGCAAAAGAGAAcgaattttatttacaattattgcAGCAAGCACTGCCTTTAGAACAACAAATTACAACAGTGCAACAAATTCAGCAAGTTCAGTCACAGTCGCACGTTAACTCATCGTTCGAGCAACACGTGAAAATACAATCTAATAAATTTTGTCCACAGTACAATCCAAGTCCCGAAAAGAGCAGAGgta GATGCAGTAATAACTCTGCGGAAGTAGGTATACAAAATGGTAATTTACATATAGGTTCACAAATTCTAGCGCAAGCTCAAACCGCTACGACGAAGAATAATCACAGAAAGTCATTAGACAAAGGTGAGAAACAAGAGGAACAacaacacaataaacataatatAACGAGTATATCACagtctgataaaaatgacaaaaggTTTATACATACTAACGGGAACACCGTTACACACAATGACATACAATTCATTGACAGGGTCGG ATCTGTGAATGATTTCGATGTGAATGAAATAGAGAAAGACAAATTTGTCAAAGGTGGAAACTGTGGGCACACCACAGTCAAGTCACAGACCAATGGCTCTGTGACGGGCAAGTGGAATAACATTAAAGAAAGTCGAGAATCCTCGTCCACTGTTAATACTCAACGTGAGCGTAAAACTCGTCAGATTAAAACCCCAGTTGATAATATAAGCGAACAACAAAAACAGCAAGACGAATATTGTCAAAG GTTACTGATGTGTCGCAGGCTCGAGGCTGACATTAAGCGCTTGAAGTCAGACTTGCAATCCAGCCGACAGCTGGAACAGGAACTTCGTTCGCAAATAAATACTCTACAGAATGGAGAACGTCAAGCTAAGGACGACATAGAGCAACTTCAGCACGACAATGATCAGTTACAAACCAa ATTAAATGGATTAGTAATAGCTCGTCAATCAGATAAACAAACGATGACGTCATTGGAGAAAAGAATCGCAGAAGAAAGGAAACAGCGAACAGCTTGCGAAGCGACTTTAGTTTCCGAAAGACGAGCAAGACGAGCTGCGGAAGAGGCACGATCTGCAATTCCACCACCTCCTCCGCCGCTTATCAGACAAGAGTGTACTGAATCGTGTAAAAGTCGTAGAACACAAATGGAGCAAGATCTTAAAAATTTACGACGAGAACTTAAAACGAAAGACGAAAG GTGCAGTGTACTGGAGAAGGACGTCTCACGTTGTAAGGAGAATCACAAAGAGTCTGAAATTTTACTTGGAGCACTGAATGCGCTTCAAGACAAAACTGCTCACTTAGAAGACAGTTTAAGTGCAGAGACGCGTATAAAGCTTGACTTATTTTCTGCACTTGGTGAAGCCAGGAGGCAGCTAGAAATTAAAGACA GTTTAATTAGATCTCAAGAAAAGGAAATTGAAATGCTAAAAACAAAAATAGCCCAAGATTTAGCTGTGATGCCACAAGACACGTTTGGTCCTGCGCCAACCTGTGCGACATCTAAGCTTCGGTTGAATAATGAAGTGCGAGTAGCAGTTACAAAAATACGTTCTAATGAAAGCCCCCGCCCAGGTTGTACAGTGTCGAACTTGGATCCAAACGCGACAGCATATACACCTAAGAATTCCCTGATAGCGTCTACCGAAGCTTAA
- the LOC143218675 gene encoding macoilin-1 isoform X2 — protein sequence MKRRNVECGKLRRPLKRNKLTEGIYGSTLLYLKFLLLWAMVILADFILEFRFEFLWPFWLLLRSVYDSFKYQGLAFSVFFICIALTSDMICFFFIPVHWLFFAASTYVWVQYVWHTDKGVCLPTVMLWLLFLYIEAAVRLRDLRHMPFHLDLCRPFAAHCIGYPVVTLGFGFKSFIGHRMREVKRKQKDVAKENEFYLQLLQQALPLEQQITTVQQIQQVQSQSHVNSSFEQHVKIQSNKFCPQYNPSPEKSRGCSNNSAEVGIQNGNLHIGSQILAQAQTATTKNNHRKSLDKGEKQEEQQHNKHNITSISQSDKNDKRFIHTNGNTVTHNDIQFIDRVGSVNDFDVNEIEKDKFVKGGNCGHTTVKSQTNGSVTGKWNNIKESRESSSTVNTQRERKTRQIKTPVDNISEQQKQQDEYCQRLLMCRRLEADIKRLKSDLQSSRQLEQELRSQINTLQNGERQAKDDIEQLQHDNDQLQTKLNGLVIARQSDKQTMTSLEKRIAEERKQRTACEATLVSERRARRAAEEARSAIPPPPPPLIRQECTESCKSRRTQMEQDLKNLRRELKTKDERCSVLEKDVSRCKENHKESEILLGALNALQDKTAHLEDSLSAETRIKLDLFSALGEARRQLEIKDSLIRSQEKEIEMLKTKIAQDLAVMPQDTFGPAPTCATSKLRLNNEVRVAVTKIRSNESPRPGCTVSNLDPNATAYTPKNSLIASTEA from the exons ATGAAGAGAAGAAATGTCGAGTGCGGTAAGCTTCGGAGGCCCTTGAAACGCAACAAGCTCACCGAGGGAATCTACGGAAG tacATTGCTTTATCTAAAATTTCTTCTACTATGGGCCATGGTAATTTTGGCAGACTTCATTTTAGAATTCCGTTTTGAATTTTTGTGGCCATTTTGGCTACTTCTCAGAAGCGTTTACGATTCTTTCAAATATCAAGGCTTG GCCTTCtctgtattttttatttgtatcgCGCTTACATCAGATATGATTTGTTTCTTCTTTATACCAGTGCATTGGCTGTTCTTTGCTGCCAGTACTTATGTTTGGGTACAATACGTGTGGCATACAG ACAAAGGTGTGTGTCTACCGACTGTGATGCTATGGTTATTATTTCTATACATAGAGGCAGCAGTTCGATTAAGAGACTTACGACATATGCCCTTCCACTTGGATCTGTGTCGACCATTTGCAGCGCATtg CATTGGTTATCCTGTAGTCACATTAGGTTTTGGTTTTAAAAGCTTTATCGGTCATAGGATGAGAGAGGTAAAA AGAAAACAAAAAGATGTGGCAAAAGAGAAcgaattttatttacaattattgcAGCAAGCACTGCCTTTAGAACAACAAATTACAACAGTGCAACAAATTCAGCAAGTTCAGTCACAGTCGCACGTTAACTCATCGTTCGAGCAACACGTGAAAATACAATCTAATAAATTTTGTCCACAGTACAATCCAAGTCCCGAAAAGAGCAGAG GATGCAGTAATAACTCTGCGGAAGTAGGTATACAAAATGGTAATTTACATATAGGTTCACAAATTCTAGCGCAAGCTCAAACCGCTACGACGAAGAATAATCACAGAAAGTCATTAGACAAAGGTGAGAAACAAGAGGAACAacaacacaataaacataatatAACGAGTATATCACagtctgataaaaatgacaaaaggTTTATACATACTAACGGGAACACCGTTACACACAATGACATACAATTCATTGACAGGGTCGG ATCTGTGAATGATTTCGATGTGAATGAAATAGAGAAAGACAAATTTGTCAAAGGTGGAAACTGTGGGCACACCACAGTCAAGTCACAGACCAATGGCTCTGTGACGGGCAAGTGGAATAACATTAAAGAAAGTCGAGAATCCTCGTCCACTGTTAATACTCAACGTGAGCGTAAAACTCGTCAGATTAAAACCCCAGTTGATAATATAAGCGAACAACAAAAACAGCAAGACGAATATTGTCAAAG GTTACTGATGTGTCGCAGGCTCGAGGCTGACATTAAGCGCTTGAAGTCAGACTTGCAATCCAGCCGACAGCTGGAACAGGAACTTCGTTCGCAAATAAATACTCTACAGAATGGAGAACGTCAAGCTAAGGACGACATAGAGCAACTTCAGCACGACAATGATCAGTTACAAACCAa ATTAAATGGATTAGTAATAGCTCGTCAATCAGATAAACAAACGATGACGTCATTGGAGAAAAGAATCGCAGAAGAAAGGAAACAGCGAACAGCTTGCGAAGCGACTTTAGTTTCCGAAAGACGAGCAAGACGAGCTGCGGAAGAGGCACGATCTGCAATTCCACCACCTCCTCCGCCGCTTATCAGACAAGAGTGTACTGAATCGTGTAAAAGTCGTAGAACACAAATGGAGCAAGATCTTAAAAATTTACGACGAGAACTTAAAACGAAAGACGAAAG GTGCAGTGTACTGGAGAAGGACGTCTCACGTTGTAAGGAGAATCACAAAGAGTCTGAAATTTTACTTGGAGCACTGAATGCGCTTCAAGACAAAACTGCTCACTTAGAAGACAGTTTAAGTGCAGAGACGCGTATAAAGCTTGACTTATTTTCTGCACTTGGTGAAGCCAGGAGGCAGCTAGAAATTAAAGACA GTTTAATTAGATCTCAAGAAAAGGAAATTGAAATGCTAAAAACAAAAATAGCCCAAGATTTAGCTGTGATGCCACAAGACACGTTTGGTCCTGCGCCAACCTGTGCGACATCTAAGCTTCGGTTGAATAATGAAGTGCGAGTAGCAGTTACAAAAATACGTTCTAATGAAAGCCCCCGCCCAGGTTGTACAGTGTCGAACTTGGATCCAAACGCGACAGCATATACACCTAAGAATTCCCTGATAGCGTCTACCGAAGCTTAA
- the LOC143218675 gene encoding macoilin-1 isoform X4 — protein MKRRNVECGKLRRPLKRNKLTEGIYGSTLLYLKFLLLWAMVILADFILEFRFEFLWPFWLLLRSVYDSFKYQGLAFSVFFICIALTSDMICFFFIPVHWLFFAASTYVWVQYVWHTDKGVCLPTVMLWLLFLYIEAAVRLRDLRHMPFHLDLCRPFAAHCIGYPVVTLGFGFKSFIGHRMRERKQKDVAKENEFYLQLLQQALPLEQQITTVQQIQQVQSQSHVNSSFEQHVKIQSNKFCPQYNPSPEKSRGCSNNSAEVGIQNGNLHIGSQILAQAQTATTKNNHRKSLDKGEKQEEQQHNKHNITSISQSDKNDKRFIHTNGNTVTHNDIQFIDRVGSVNDFDVNEIEKDKFVKGGNCGHTTVKSQTNGSVTGKWNNIKESRESSSTVNTQRERKTRQIKTPVDNISEQQKQQDEYCQRLLMCRRLEADIKRLKSDLQSSRQLEQELRSQINTLQNGERQAKDDIEQLQHDNDQLQTKLNGLVIARQSDKQTMTSLEKRIAEERKQRTACEATLVSERRARRAAEEARSAIPPPPPPLIRQECTESCKSRRTQMEQDLKNLRRELKTKDERCSVLEKDVSRCKENHKESEILLGALNALQDKTAHLEDSLSAETRIKLDLFSALGEARRQLEIKDSLIRSQEKEIEMLKTKIAQDLAVMPQDTFGPAPTCATSKLRLNNEVRVAVTKIRSNESPRPGCTVSNLDPNATAYTPKNSLIASTEA, from the exons ATGAAGAGAAGAAATGTCGAGTGCGGTAAGCTTCGGAGGCCCTTGAAACGCAACAAGCTCACCGAGGGAATCTACGGAAG tacATTGCTTTATCTAAAATTTCTTCTACTATGGGCCATGGTAATTTTGGCAGACTTCATTTTAGAATTCCGTTTTGAATTTTTGTGGCCATTTTGGCTACTTCTCAGAAGCGTTTACGATTCTTTCAAATATCAAGGCTTG GCCTTCtctgtattttttatttgtatcgCGCTTACATCAGATATGATTTGTTTCTTCTTTATACCAGTGCATTGGCTGTTCTTTGCTGCCAGTACTTATGTTTGGGTACAATACGTGTGGCATACAG ACAAAGGTGTGTGTCTACCGACTGTGATGCTATGGTTATTATTTCTATACATAGAGGCAGCAGTTCGATTAAGAGACTTACGACATATGCCCTTCCACTTGGATCTGTGTCGACCATTTGCAGCGCATtg CATTGGTTATCCTGTAGTCACATTAGGTTTTGGTTTTAAAAGCTTTATCGGTCATAGGATGAGAGAG AGAAAACAAAAAGATGTGGCAAAAGAGAAcgaattttatttacaattattgcAGCAAGCACTGCCTTTAGAACAACAAATTACAACAGTGCAACAAATTCAGCAAGTTCAGTCACAGTCGCACGTTAACTCATCGTTCGAGCAACACGTGAAAATACAATCTAATAAATTTTGTCCACAGTACAATCCAAGTCCCGAAAAGAGCAGAG GATGCAGTAATAACTCTGCGGAAGTAGGTATACAAAATGGTAATTTACATATAGGTTCACAAATTCTAGCGCAAGCTCAAACCGCTACGACGAAGAATAATCACAGAAAGTCATTAGACAAAGGTGAGAAACAAGAGGAACAacaacacaataaacataatatAACGAGTATATCACagtctgataaaaatgacaaaaggTTTATACATACTAACGGGAACACCGTTACACACAATGACATACAATTCATTGACAGGGTCGG ATCTGTGAATGATTTCGATGTGAATGAAATAGAGAAAGACAAATTTGTCAAAGGTGGAAACTGTGGGCACACCACAGTCAAGTCACAGACCAATGGCTCTGTGACGGGCAAGTGGAATAACATTAAAGAAAGTCGAGAATCCTCGTCCACTGTTAATACTCAACGTGAGCGTAAAACTCGTCAGATTAAAACCCCAGTTGATAATATAAGCGAACAACAAAAACAGCAAGACGAATATTGTCAAAG GTTACTGATGTGTCGCAGGCTCGAGGCTGACATTAAGCGCTTGAAGTCAGACTTGCAATCCAGCCGACAGCTGGAACAGGAACTTCGTTCGCAAATAAATACTCTACAGAATGGAGAACGTCAAGCTAAGGACGACATAGAGCAACTTCAGCACGACAATGATCAGTTACAAACCAa ATTAAATGGATTAGTAATAGCTCGTCAATCAGATAAACAAACGATGACGTCATTGGAGAAAAGAATCGCAGAAGAAAGGAAACAGCGAACAGCTTGCGAAGCGACTTTAGTTTCCGAAAGACGAGCAAGACGAGCTGCGGAAGAGGCACGATCTGCAATTCCACCACCTCCTCCGCCGCTTATCAGACAAGAGTGTACTGAATCGTGTAAAAGTCGTAGAACACAAATGGAGCAAGATCTTAAAAATTTACGACGAGAACTTAAAACGAAAGACGAAAG GTGCAGTGTACTGGAGAAGGACGTCTCACGTTGTAAGGAGAATCACAAAGAGTCTGAAATTTTACTTGGAGCACTGAATGCGCTTCAAGACAAAACTGCTCACTTAGAAGACAGTTTAAGTGCAGAGACGCGTATAAAGCTTGACTTATTTTCTGCACTTGGTGAAGCCAGGAGGCAGCTAGAAATTAAAGACA GTTTAATTAGATCTCAAGAAAAGGAAATTGAAATGCTAAAAACAAAAATAGCCCAAGATTTAGCTGTGATGCCACAAGACACGTTTGGTCCTGCGCCAACCTGTGCGACATCTAAGCTTCGGTTGAATAATGAAGTGCGAGTAGCAGTTACAAAAATACGTTCTAATGAAAGCCCCCGCCCAGGTTGTACAGTGTCGAACTTGGATCCAAACGCGACAGCATATACACCTAAGAATTCCCTGATAGCGTCTACCGAAGCTTAA